One segment of Marvinbryantia formatexigens DSM 14469 DNA contains the following:
- a CDS encoding flavodoxin — MTMKKIAGIITVGALLLFTLTACGSSNSSANAASAEEETPAAQAEETVAAGTEALDTAAADTTAPDGGSVLVAYFSHTGNTEEVAQMIAEYTGGDLAKIQRASEYEDLEAEAEAEIKDGVHPEITVSVDSIEEYDTIFVGYPIWWDEAPAMISTFLADNDFSGKTVVPFCTSASDDIGNSLHIFSELCPDAEIAEGLTANNPEDIEPWIQSLGLMDVTQAESETEVQTGSVADAENTTASGGTEEAGAGNILIAYFSVMETDGVDTVAGASRVATDAGVMGNNEYIAQIIQRETGGDVFAIETVQEYPTTHDALLEFAYEEKAENARPELATQIENLDSYDVIFLGFPNWNADLPMPLYTFLETYDFSGKTIIPFTTHGGSGFSRTIETISGLQPGATVISDGLSISRNSVPEAEGEVVDWVNSLDLNVE; from the coding sequence ATGACAATGAAAAAAATAGCTGGAATTATTACGGTGGGAGCCCTGCTTCTGTTTACACTGACTGCCTGCGGTAGCAGCAATTCTTCTGCCAACGCCGCTTCTGCGGAAGAGGAGACGCCTGCAGCGCAGGCGGAGGAAACCGTGGCAGCGGGAACGGAGGCACTGGATACGGCGGCTGCGGATACGACGGCTCCGGATGGCGGAAGCGTTCTGGTAGCGTATTTCTCGCACACGGGAAATACAGAGGAAGTGGCGCAGATGATTGCGGAGTATACCGGCGGCGATCTGGCCAAGATTCAGCGGGCAAGCGAATACGAGGATCTTGAGGCAGAGGCTGAAGCGGAAATCAAGGATGGTGTGCATCCGGAAATCACGGTATCCGTGGACAGTATCGAAGAGTATGACACCATATTTGTGGGCTATCCCATCTGGTGGGATGAAGCTCCGGCGATGATTTCCACATTCCTTGCGGACAATGATTTTTCCGGAAAAACGGTGGTTCCGTTCTGCACCAGCGCAAGTGACGACATCGGCAACAGTCTTCATATTTTCAGCGAGCTCTGCCCGGATGCAGAGATTGCCGAGGGGCTTACCGCAAATAATCCGGAGGATATCGAACCCTGGATTCAGAGCCTTGGGCTTATGGATGTCACACAGGCGGAATCTGAAACGGAAGTACAGACAGGCTCTGTGGCAGACGCCGAAAACACAACGGCGTCCGGCGGGACAGAAGAAGCGGGCGCGGGAAATATTCTGATAGCATATTTTTCTGTTATGGAGACGGACGGCGTGGATACGGTAGCCGGAGCGAGCCGCGTTGCAACGGACGCCGGGGTCATGGGCAATAATGAGTACATTGCGCAGATTATCCAGCGGGAAACCGGCGGCGATGTGTTTGCCATTGAGACGGTGCAGGAATATCCCACCACACATGATGCTCTGCTGGAATTTGCCTATGAGGAAAAAGCGGAAAATGCCAGACCGGAGCTTGCGACGCAGATTGAAAACCTGGACAGCTACGATGTGATTTTCCTGGGCTTCCCCAACTGGAACGCCGACCTGCCGATGCCGCTTTATACATTCCTGGAAACCTATGATTTCAGCGGAAAAACCATTATTCCGTTTACGACCCACGGCGGCAGCGGATTTTCCAGGACGATCGAGACGATTTCCGGTCTGCAGCCGGGCGCGACCGTTATTTCCGACGGGCTTTCGATTTCCCGGAACAGTGTTCCGGAAGCGGAGGGCGAAGTTGTGGATTGGGTAAATAGCCTCGATTTAAACGTTGAGTAA